The following are from one region of the Psychromonas sp. psych-6C06 genome:
- the malQ gene encoding 4-alpha-glucanotransferase: MTRSSLDMFMELKGIDPNFVDAWGSPAIVSEQHVKNLINKMGYDANNEAQLLAHYKEEEKRHWLSLLPPVTVAQQSDCYTIDVCLPIDFVTDALIYQITTEENQILKQTITATGFPLVAVNEIADIEFQCYQVQLKLDLPYGYHQLALIEKGNDEPLATMSLIITPSACFTPKDMQQGKKIWGTSVQLYCLRSENNWGIGDFTDLKLLLEKTAQHGGDFIGLNPIHALSPAFPNNASPYSPSSRKWLNILYSDLTNIDEFKQDPDIQAKVESVAFQDQLNELRDTQWVDYEGVTSLKLNVLRSLFKILNSASSSKKRLASFKQYVEVKGESLIQQACYDALQFKFLEEDASMWGWPVWPTDFQSFQSDTTQAWIEANYQEVMFWSYCQWVAELQLEEADQLAKKLGMTLGIYRDLAVGVGKGSSELWANHDLYCEQISVGAPPDILGPLGQSWGLPPISPDQLYKNGYQPFIDLLQANMSHCGALRIDHVMALLRLWWVPDNATAKEGAYIYYPVQDLLNLLALESQRNQCLVIGEDLGTVPEGIDVLLQDAGVYSYKVFFFEQADDGGYISPAHYKEQAMATLSTHDMPTIKGYWHCDDLYLGKELGLYPDQQVLDKLMENRVFCKQQILNSLHGHSSLPTEYNRDATQTGMDQTLNFSMQAHLAKGNAALLSLQLEDFLEMEHPVNVPGTSDEYRNWQRKLSQNLEQLFSNEQIKSLLENLTNARNEASKNN; this comes from the coding sequence ATGACTCGTTCTAGTTTAGATATGTTTATGGAGTTAAAAGGAATTGATCCTAACTTCGTTGATGCTTGGGGAAGTCCTGCAATTGTTTCCGAGCAACATGTAAAAAACCTTATTAATAAGATGGGGTATGATGCCAACAATGAAGCACAACTGCTTGCTCATTATAAAGAAGAAGAAAAACGTCATTGGTTATCTTTACTTCCTCCTGTTACCGTCGCGCAACAATCAGATTGCTATACGATAGATGTTTGTTTGCCGATCGATTTTGTGACTGATGCGTTGATATATCAGATAACCACCGAAGAAAATCAAATTCTTAAGCAAACAATTACCGCAACAGGTTTTCCACTTGTTGCTGTGAATGAGATAGCTGACATAGAGTTTCAATGTTATCAAGTCCAGCTAAAATTGGATTTACCCTATGGGTACCATCAATTAGCACTAATTGAAAAAGGTAATGATGAGCCTTTGGCAACTATGTCATTAATTATTACCCCAAGTGCCTGCTTTACACCAAAAGATATGCAACAAGGTAAAAAAATATGGGGTACAAGTGTCCAGTTATATTGTTTGAGAAGTGAAAATAACTGGGGTATTGGTGACTTTACTGATCTTAAATTATTACTTGAAAAAACCGCACAACACGGTGGTGACTTTATTGGATTGAACCCCATCCATGCGCTTTCCCCTGCTTTTCCAAACAACGCTAGTCCTTACAGCCCATCATCTCGTAAATGGTTAAATATCTTATATAGTGATTTAACTAATATTGACGAGTTTAAGCAAGATCCTGACATTCAAGCGAAGGTGGAAAGCGTAGCATTCCAAGACCAGTTAAATGAACTTCGTGATACACAATGGGTTGATTATGAAGGCGTTACTTCTTTAAAACTTAATGTATTACGTTCATTATTTAAGATCTTGAATAGTGCTAGCTCAAGTAAGAAACGTTTAGCTTCGTTTAAACAATACGTAGAGGTGAAAGGCGAGTCCTTGATTCAGCAAGCTTGTTACGATGCATTGCAATTTAAATTCTTAGAGGAAGACGCTTCGATGTGGGGCTGGCCTGTTTGGCCTACAGATTTTCAGTCATTTCAAAGCGATACAACGCAAGCTTGGATTGAAGCTAATTACCAAGAAGTTATGTTTTGGAGTTATTGCCAATGGGTGGCTGAACTTCAACTAGAAGAAGCTGATCAATTAGCAAAAAAACTGGGCATGACTTTGGGTATATATCGAGACTTAGCGGTTGGTGTCGGCAAAGGAAGTTCTGAATTATGGGCAAATCATGACCTTTACTGCGAACAAATAAGTGTAGGGGCACCACCAGATATTCTTGGTCCGTTAGGGCAAAGTTGGGGGTTGCCACCTATTTCACCCGATCAGTTGTACAAAAATGGGTATCAGCCTTTTATTGATCTTTTACAAGCAAATATGAGTCATTGTGGAGCACTTCGAATTGATCATGTGATGGCACTTTTACGTTTATGGTGGGTGCCAGACAATGCGACGGCAAAAGAGGGCGCTTATATTTATTATCCTGTACAAGATCTGTTAAATTTATTAGCGCTAGAAAGTCAGCGTAATCAGTGTTTAGTGATTGGTGAAGATTTGGGGACAGTGCCTGAAGGAATTGATGTTTTGCTTCAGGATGCGGGGGTCTATTCATATAAAGTTTTCTTTTTCGAGCAAGCTGATGATGGTGGTTACATTTCACCAGCGCATTATAAAGAACAAGCGATGGCCACGCTTTCTACTCATGATATGCCGACTATTAAAGGGTATTGGCATTGTGATGATCTATATCTCGGTAAAGAGTTAGGCTTGTATCCTGATCAGCAAGTATTAGATAAGCTCATGGAGAATCGTGTCTTTTGCAAGCAACAGATTTTAAATAGTTTACATGGACATAGTAGTTTGCCGACAGAGTACAATCGGGATGCAACGCAAACAGGGATGGATCAAACCTTAAACTTTTCAATGCAAGCACATTTAGCGAAGGGAAATGCTGCTTTACTTAGCTTGCAATTGGAGGATTTTTTAGAGATGGAACATCCGGTGAACGTACCGGGTACAAGTGATGAATATCGAAACTGGCAGCGTAAGCTTAGCCAAAATTTAGAGCAATTGTTTAGCAATGAGCAAATAAAAAGTTTGCTAGAAAACTTAACTAATGCACGTAATGAAGCGTCGAAAAACAACTAG
- a CDS encoding D-hexose-6-phosphate mutarotase yields MISHLFLNKTKSLTPSASLQVDKNGFEFLIIEHKKLAAAFTLHGGHLIHFQPVNQAPIIWLSKTAIFDDQKAIRGGVPICWPWFGPASPELGGNLPSHGFARTSKWSIGNIEETEEGVELELKLVSDEKTLAMWPYQFELTLKASLTEQLQLQLITENKGTQNFTYRSALHTYLNIGTPEAVKVSGLNETFANSLQNKQLETGDGSLAIDQAIDSIYNKAQGEIQLEDQQLQRTLTITNTGNDSEVVWSPWIEGATAFADMPDDGYQTMLCIESTITRSEGHFVSSGEQHILSTLIK; encoded by the coding sequence ATGATCTCACACCTCTTTTTAAATAAAACAAAATCACTGACACCTTCTGCAAGCTTACAAGTTGATAAAAATGGATTTGAATTTTTAATCATCGAGCATAAAAAATTAGCAGCAGCTTTTACCTTGCATGGTGGTCATCTCATCCACTTCCAACCGGTAAATCAAGCACCTATTATCTGGTTAAGTAAAACGGCTATTTTCGATGATCAAAAAGCAATTCGCGGAGGAGTGCCAATTTGTTGGCCTTGGTTTGGACCTGCAAGCCCTGAATTAGGAGGCAACTTACCTTCGCATGGATTTGCTCGAACCAGTAAATGGTCAATCGGTAACATTGAAGAAACAGAGGAAGGCGTTGAGCTTGAACTTAAGTTAGTTAGCGATGAGAAAACCTTGGCAATGTGGCCTTATCAGTTTGAGTTAACACTCAAAGCCTCATTAACCGAGCAGTTACAGTTACAGTTAATCACTGAAAATAAAGGGACACAAAACTTTACTTATAGAAGTGCACTTCATACCTATTTAAATATTGGTACACCCGAAGCTGTTAAAGTGTCAGGCTTAAACGAAACATTTGCAAATTCCCTACAAAATAAACAACTTGAAACGGGTGATGGCAGTTTAGCGATTGATCAAGCAATTGACTCTATTTACAACAAAGCGCAAGGAGAGATACAGCTTGAAGATCAACAGCTGCAGCGCACTTTAACGATCACTAATACAGGCAATGACTCAGAAGTTGTCTGGTCGCCATGGATTGAAGGTGCAACTGCATTTGCAGACATGCCAGATGACGGCTATCAAACGATGTTATGTATAGAGTCAACTATCACACGTAGTGAAGGTCATTTTGTAAGTTCAGGGGAACAGCACATATTAAGCACGCTAATTAAATAA